The Aptenodytes patagonicus chromosome 10, bAptPat1.pri.cur, whole genome shotgun sequence genomic sequence CATCTAAAGTCTTCAGTTTCTGAACTTGATCTATTATCAGCGACCTCAGTGGAGAGATAACAATAGTGACTCCAGCAGAAACACACGCTGGTAACTGGTAGCACAAGCTTTTACCACCACCTGTAAGGATTAAACAGAACACAACAAATGTTAGATACGAAGAGGAAAGGGGGACAGTGCGTAGGAGGAGTGGAAGAGGGGAGACCTATTTCTTACTTCCCATTTTACAGCACTTTCAGAAACAATTAACTTTTACCAGTGACTACCTTTAATATGATACCTGTAGGATAAGGAAGAGTTATCACGTGAAAGATTATGGAAGGCAGAAATTCAATCACCTCATTCAAAATACCAAAGTGCATACAAAATTCCAGAAACCCTGCAGCCACAGAACTCAAGCAGCACAATTTATTGCCACCTCCACAAAGGCACAGAGAAGGAGAAGAGTTTGTTACGGGCCTTGCAAAAGGAGCTTCAGGTCTTTATTGCTCAAGTGTGTGCCAGACCTCAAAAGCCTGCAGCTGCATGGCGTTTGGAGATACATACCAGTGGGCATTAAGATGAAACAATCTTCACCCAGAAGAGCAGCATTGATGGCCTCCAGCTGATTTGTCCGAAAATAGTGCAAACCAAACTTTTTGTGAAATATATTCATCATTTCTTCAGAATGGGAAAATTTCATACCCCTGAAACGTTCTAGTGCAGGGTTATTAACCGGTGGATctagtaaacaaagaaaatgtactTACAATAAGTTACAATATCAAGTTGCACTATCCCTCTTGCAACATAAAACTGCTTCAGTATACTGGATGGCTTAGCCACCACTTCAACCCTTTAAACCTTTTAAACTCAAATCATGACttactaaaaaaaattgcattaatcTAGAATTTAAGACCGGCTAAAGTGTGAATTTTGATTATATACAAATCTCTGGAAACAAGCTTCTTACCTATGCCTGTATAAAATGCCTACTCTTACACTAACAAACTTCATCTCTGTCACAAACCGTGAATAGGCTCCCCGTTCGTGGGTACCTAACAGTAGGTCCTAGCTGAATCAGCGacagagaagctgatgaaacGGGTTAACGTTTTCCTACAGTAACCGCAAATAATACTAACCCACCCCTGTGCCCCCGAGGGATTAGGTTTGCTTCAACAAGTGCCCATTTTTGAACATTTTGCATAAACAGCTAAAACTGTTTTACAGCTTTGAATTAACAACTGCAGAatcattatttaattaaaaaacacagaaacattcTAGTTTCCAATTTTAGCAGCTTCATCTTCCCAGCAGCCTGCAACCTGCATGGCAAATAAATATTCAAGAAGTTTGGCAccacttggaggaaaaaaaacagaagataacTTTGcaaacagaaaccaaaagaaatttCCACAGAAACAAAAGTCATTGATGTAATCTACAGCAAGTTACTTGGCCTTaggtttaaaaataagtaaataaaaatttaaaaagggaaagactAATCCTAATGAGCATAATTTACCTGAATGGTTCTTTGTTGCCGTCAAGAAGCTTGATTTTGGAGCAGCAGGATTTGATACAACAGCAGATCCTTTGGCTCTGGACATTATCTTTGACAACAGCGATTTGGCAGGTGGCCCCTCCCTGACGGGCTGATACAATGGCGTAGATGGCGTTTCAGGTGCCAAAACATTCACCGAGTTCTCCCAGCCCTCATCAAAATCATCAATATCAAAGTGATCAAGGTCAAAGTCTGTGTCGTTTATACCTAAACTGTCTTCTGCAGGAATGCCAGTAGGAGCTTTGCTCTGACCTTTCAGAGCTGTGCTTGAAAGAGGCCTCTCCAGCAGATGATGGTTTCCACCGTTTCTCACCCCTGTTTTTTCACACCAGCTGCTGTTGAAGGACATCTCAGAACAGAGGCTGAGGGAGGCTCCATCTTTGCCATTTACCTTGGAAGAAGACAGTGCTGTAGTTTCTGGGCAGGTGATCTCCTCAATACTTTGCTTTGAAGCATAAGAGGTATccaaggtttgattttttttggtagaaaaattGCTTGAATTAACAGTCCCAGAAAGCATAGATGGGAGGTTTGTGGATTTTGGTGAGTTTCTATCAGAACCAAAGCTCCAGTTCGGGCCAGAACACAGAGCAGTACCAGGACATGCAAGAGGGTCCCTTTCCACACACGCCTTCCAGTTTCTAGGAAAAGCGTTGTTTATGCTACTTTTGTTCAAAGTGAGAGAATTAGCTAGCAATTTTCTCCTGGGAGAGATggcaagggaaggaaggaggaaaaaaaaaaaaatatttagtcacAAGCAATGATTTATCAAATTCTACAACATACATTAAACAGTTTTGTCTCTCTCCTATTGAAAACATATGGTGGTTACATTGTATTCTGtgtcagtatattttaaaaatatttcaaacaaatCTAGGGAAGAGAGAATAATACCAGAACTCAGCTGAACAAAATAATTACATCATCTTCTCTgcagacataaaataaaataattcctaaTAGCAAGGAACTGATCCAGGCAAGGtagagcataaaaaaaaaaaaaaaaatccttagaggCACAAACCTGaagttaaaaaagtaaaaatatgcttAAACCAAATTGTTTTTATGTACTTTCTAAAGACTATGTCTGACTACAGTAATAAGAGGAAATAGCATAAATTAGTTTTACTGAGAACGTTCAGAAAAAGCACATAGTCCCattccagaaaaaacaaaacaaaatcctaaatCTCAGTATTTTGTCTACATATTGTGTCATCAGATTATGCAGAAGTTAAAGAAGCAGACTGCAGTAGCAATAATCAGATTGAAAGATGACAAGTACATGGATATTAGGAGAAGTCATAATCACTCTAGTCAGTGATAGCAAGTCTCATAGAGAGAATATTAAATTAATGCCTCCGGTTACAAGAAATCAGGATGACACCTAGCAGGTTATATCACACCACCCTGCTTCTTTGGAAGCATCTGGTGCCGGTCACATTCCAGAGAAAAGATACAGGACTACCTATGCCTCAGACTGAATGTGGAACTGGATTCCTTCTTCTGGCAAAACACTGGGATTGTTAATACTTTCAgcggttttttggattttttttcttcattcggTCAgtaattttaagcttttaaaaaatccttccaTATCATCTTTTCAGTGTGATGGAGACACCTGCAGGCATGACACCGCTTCACACAGAGCACAGAAACGCGGAAGGCTGCTTATTAAAGCGTACCTGAGATCTCTCTGCTGGAGAAGTTCTTTTGCGCATGACAAAGACGTAAGCTCATGAAGCGGAATGGCATCTACCAGCTTACAGATATCATCCATGACGCCATAGAGTTGCTGTTCCAAATCCAAGCCCTTATCTGTTAGATGGAGTGTATTTTAGCATACagtaatactgatttttattagAATATATAACAAGATGATACCAGTCTCCCAAAGGACAGTAAATTGCAATAAATAAGTCTAAATAATTTACTTtcaatatgtttttaaaaagtccatTCACATaaagaaactgtttctgtgtGCATGAACTCAGCTAGTCTACATATTTTTGCCCTTGCCTTTTAATTATCCATCTCTATATATTTTCCAAACCTCATCACAGTTCTTTAAAACTTAATTCCAAAAACCACTAGTTTACGTTTTGCTTATCTCAAATTACCCCTCCCCAGACAcactaaaacacattttatcaaAATATTACATTGCAATTCCAGTCTAGAAAGTACTGTAGAAAACATCCCACACGTGAAAAGTCAGCATTTGTCACCTCATGACCTTCCCTTCCAAATTCAGTACCACTGCAAACCATCTGGATTTTGCCAATGAACTGCACCGGACCTCAAACCGCCGCTACGGGGGTGTGATCCCTCAGACTAAATTCTGGCCTCTGCTACACTTGGCTAACGCTGAATTACCTGAGGGTCAGAAGGGCACCTCTTGCAACAAGCTAATGGTCCAAATTGGCCAGAAGTTTGCTGCAGGTACACTAAAGTATGACAAGATGGAGCTTGACTAAAGTGATTTCCAGAACAGCATCattaaaacataaacataaaaacATGGCTCTGGGCATTTATAAACACAAAATTTTAAATGACACTGTAGAACAGTACCATAAGCTACATTTTTATCTATCTTGAGAGGAAAGATCTGCAGCCTTAAAACCAGGTTGTGCCACACCTATACTTAGTAACTTTTCATTCTGCAAGTGAAACTCAGAAACATTTTAGCTCAGTAATAGCATCTGTGCCAGCTCAGCCAGCATCTGTGGGAATCAAATGGAAGCACTGACACAGCTCCAGCTTACAGTGACGTGTCTTTGTGCCACAGCTGAGTTCGGGACTGATTTGGTCGATCTGTGCTTTTAACTTCTGACAAGGAGGTCTGTGCGGTATCCCACACTGGTACTGAGAAACTCAGAATCAGGATCAGACAACACCCCTGAGCCTACACATCTGAAAACCCTGTGTGAGACTCAGTCCCCTGCTTCGTTGTCCCCATCGGTCACTGTTAGTTAATGCTCTCAGGTTACATGGGATATGCAGGAGAACAAGAAGTTGCAAACCATCCCCAAAATCTAAGGCATAgaacttcaaaatgttttgtgtaCCTGCATCCTCCGCACTAGGATCACTTTCAGCAACAGGCTGCATTGTGGCAACCTTCCCAGGCTTGGACTCAATGCTGCTAGCTGTGGCTCTTCCACCAGTTGGAGattctttgaaaatattactaatattaaaagaaaaagtcattaaaatacagatatctGCAAATCAATGCATTTCCGTAAGAGaagtttatcttttaaaataacagcatttaagATGCATGTAAAAGATAAACAAATTTCTGAAAACCCAGTTAAAATGCAAGTAGCTGAGCAGTTTGTCACTCATCCTATGTGCCGACGTGTAAAGACttgcttcaatatttttttttcctcccactacgaaagggaaaaataactctgctttttctgaagcaaaagccAACATTGGCCATAAAATGAAAAGTGTTTCATAAAACATTAATAGCAGCTGTCAACGACTCACCTGCCAAGCAACAAACAGACACAATCAACTCAATCTGTAACTTTTAAACAAGCGCTAGTTTCTTGTCTTTTTTGGTACTTTTTaaaatcatcctaaagacagACAGTTTTATCAATGAACTTTGTTTTACCTAATGCTTTTTACGGAAGGCGAGAAGGAAGGCAGCTCTTCTTCAGGGGAGGGTGGAACGACATCTAAGTAATCATCCTCTTCAAGCTCAGTGCCTGCAAACAGCTCGATGTCAACCCCATCCAGTTCTGGAGAGCAATTTTTCTCGTCGCTGCTTGGCTTCTGGCTCTCACCACTTTTATCATTAGCAGCTGAAAAAGAAGTGTATTAATATTGTTTGGTAACACTGTAAACTCATTCTGGTTTAAacaaaaatagaaggaaaaaattaatagcCAGATTTCAAAACACTCCTTTAATACAGTTTCTGActtttaaaggacaaaaaatttactgctccctttttctcccccattaaaaacaaacagacaaaaaccccacaaaccctcTTTTAAGCGGAAAACTTACATAGCTGGCCTATAGTTACCTTCCCctatcagaagagaaaaaaaaatagcttcttcAAACTTAAGAGGAATATTTTCCTACAAGAGATTTTATAGAAAACTATTGTCATATTAAATATTAGCTTAAAAAGAGTGCAGACTCATCAACTAGCATAGTCCCTATACTGGAATTAGAAGGTAAATTTACATGTATAGTGCCTTATATGACAAATCCTACTAAGAAAGGCCAATATCATTAATCTATGAAAATTCATTTCACAGAAAGAGGGTGAAAAGTAACAAAATattcttaagaagaaaaatacagtccACAAATCCTTTTGCCATTTAATGTCATGGCAGCATCCCAGAACACTGTTCAGCATTATTCAGTTGCACAAGCATATTAATTTCACTAATAAAGATGAAAAGTTTCAAAACATAACAGGTAAGGCACATAAAATAGAGAAGCTAAGAGGAATCCAGAGCTACCAAGGAAGCACTCTGACTGATGGTCATGAACTTCTTGGTCATAATCGAGGGCtggaattttttctgttttgctttagaTTGAGAGAGATCTCTTTTTCTGGTTTAATATTTCTCATCATTACGTTTAGGCACAAGATGATTTTATTACTCTCTTGTATGAATcttaaaagtgcttttctttctatAACATCCCTATAGGTTATTGCTCTTCATTTCTGGAATGTCATATGGGAAGTCTTGCAACTCCAAAACTACCATGCGACCATGGTATCTGCCACAGAGACGACGCTTCACTATTTAGAACCCTGCACTTCCACAAGCTGCAGTTACCCAAACGAAATCCACGTACCCACGACTGCTTCTCAGATATGAGCATGCAGCTCCCTctgatttctgaaaaatcaagccCTCTGTGTGCAAACACGAACATATTTCCTTCTAGCTCACtggtactttaaaataaattgttaccTGGGTGAGCCTCTTCCCTGCCATCATCCAAAATCACATCAGCAGGTAAGTTCTCCCAAAGGCCCTCACCCACAGACTTGTTACCGCTGCAGGGAGCTGAATCCTCAAGACAGATCAGAGATTGCTGCGACGAGGGTCGTTGTTCAGCCTCTGGAGAGGTCTCCCCGTGCTCCGGAGCGCTGCGGCTGCGAGGCCCCGTGTCGTCGCCCACGGTCCCGGGGGCAGAGGCAGGTGGCTCATCCAGGCGGGGGTTCGACCTCTGGGAGGCCTTGCAGCCGGCCCGCTGCCCTTTGGGGGACAGGACCGGTGGTCTGCAATACTTCTTTTCGATTCCCGACAAATCGAAGTCGTCAATGTCATCCCACTCATCTTCTATGGTAATGACGGGGCCAGCCGCAGGACCGGGCCCGGCCTCCCGAGCAGGAGCACCGCGCAGCCCCTCGGTCACACTCCTCTTCCCGGAGGCCGCGGGGCCTTTTGACGCCTCCCGAGACCTGACGAGCGCCGGGCTCGCACAGGCCGGCTGGAGGCCCCGTCCGTgggggctgcctgctgccggAAAGAAGTCCTGGATTTGTGCTTTCTTGTCCTTGGAGGCGGGGAGGGACGAGGCGAGCGCAGCCAGGGAGGTGTTAACGTCTTTGTCCCTCAACGCAGAGGCGGCGGAGAGGCCCCGAGGCTCCCTGGGCAGGGCGCCGGCCGGAGAGGTCTTCTTGAAGGTAAAGCCCCTGGAAAGAGACGAGCCCCTCGTTAGCGCCCCAGAAGCTCGCTGCACGCGTAAAGctctgccccgccccgcccgccgaggccccgcggCACTCACGCCGGCCGgtgccgcggcgggggcggcttGCTGAGGGCGCCGCGGGCCGAGtggagctgcagctgctcccGCAGGTTGTTCTGCGGCACGGCCGCCatgacggggcggggcggggccgcctcGCCGGCGGGGGGCGCTCTCCGCGCCGCGGGGCTGCGTTCACCTCCTGCTcaccgcccgctcccgccgccgccgccgcgcgcccccTTCGCATTCGGCGCCAAAACACCGCCTGCCCCCCCCCATTGGATGAACGCTCCGGGAGCGGAAGTGGCGGCACGGCGCTTCCGTTTCCAGGGCGAGGGAGGGCtttcgccccgccccgccccgggaggggaggggaggggaaagcaggcggccccgccccgcccttcTACACAAGATGGCGGATCCGCCGCCTGCGGATCGGGGGGCGGTCGCCGGGGTCGAGAGCGGCGGCCGGCAGCCGCCGGGCACGGCCTCCCTGCCCCAGGCGCTTTAAAGCTGGTTATAAAAGCAAGCTGCGTAAACCCGAGAAAGTTTTAACGCTTTGCGCCCCCGCGTCGCTCGCGGGAGCTGTGTCAGGAGGACGGTGCCCCCGTCAGACACCCCCGGGGTCGGGTCCTGCGCCACGATCGAAAACGAAGAGAAGGCCGCAGCTCCCCCCCGGTGACCGTGCCGGTAACGCACAGGGCGGCGGAGAGCACACCACCGCACTGGTGACAAGTCATCTTTATTCAGTCAGTGGCGGATTTTAGCGTGAAATAACACCCAACAGAAGTGCCCCCTACTGACGCGCAGCCTTCTTTCACCATAGCGTTTTTAATAGTTTATAAACTATTATAAACTATTAGCAATAAGCTTCTTGCTTTCTTCATTGAGTCATAAAAGAAAATcatccatttcttctctttgcattaaaataccctattttttaatacaaaaaatactaaaaacatttaatgaaaatagaTAAAACATACAAATAGCAGCACTCatctttctcaaaagaaaaatcaccttcaaagaaaataaaaaatccctaGAAGTTACATCTGTTGATTGGGAAATGGCCACCTTAAGGAAGGGTGAGCTTTCATTGGGGCAGCGTCTTAAAATTGCGTAACTGCGCAGCATTTTCCCTGTCCAAGCAGCCCCCCCTGTTGCCGACACCCCCCCAGCAGGGGCACAGGGCCTCGGTTGGGACAGGGTGAGCGAGGCACGCCGCACGCGCACCGCAGCCGGGAGGAGAAGGCGGGAGTCTGGCGCTCGGCACAGGAGCACGCTTGCTTTTGGCTGGGGAGAAGAGGCATGGGTCTTCCTACTGCAGGAAGCTGTGTGCAAGCTGACAAATCTGCCTGCAGGTAACGACTTTCTGCAGACTGTTATTTCATTTCGTTCTCACTTTCTTGATTTTAGCATTTAGAAATTCATATGCAATCAGTCATTCCTTTTCCTGTGCCCACTTTCCCCAGCCTGCGCTCTCCTCTTACACCTGAGGAACCGGGTAAGATGCACAAGCAGCAAGACCACACATATTCTTGCCACGTTCAATAAGGAAGTacctaaaaagagaaagaaatgtatatGAGTGAGTGTTCCCTACTCCGGCAGAGTCAGCATGACAGATACCGGCGTAA encodes the following:
- the BLM gene encoding recQ-like DNA helicase BLM; this encodes MAAVPQNNLREQLQLHSARGALSKPPPPRHRPAGFTFKKTSPAGALPREPRGLSAASALRDKDVNTSLAALASSLPASKDKKAQIQDFFPAAGSPHGRGLQPACASPALVRSREASKGPAASGKRSVTEGLRGAPAREAGPGPAAGPVITIEDEWDDIDDFDLSGIEKKYCRPPVLSPKGQRAGCKASQRSNPRLDEPPASAPGTVGDDTGPRSRSAPEHGETSPEAEQRPSSQQSLICLEDSAPCSGNKSVGEGLWENLPADVILDDGREEAHPAANDKSGESQKPSSDEKNCSPELDGVDIELFAGTELEEDDYLDVVPPSPEEELPSFSPSVKSISNIFKESPTGGRATASSIESKPGKVATMQPVAESDPSAEDADKGLDLEQQLYGVMDDICKLVDAIPLHELTSLSCAKELLQQRDLRRKLLANSLTLNKSSINNAFPRNWKACVERDPLACPGTALCSGPNWSFGSDRNSPKSTNLPSMLSGTVNSSNFSTKKNQTLDTSYASKQSIEEITCPETTALSSSKVNGKDGASLSLCSEMSFNSSWCEKTGVRNGGNHHLLERPLSSTALKGQSKAPTGIPAEDSLGINDTDFDLDHFDIDDFDEGWENSVNVLAPETPSTPLYQPVREGPPAKSLLSKIMSRAKGSAVVSNPAAPKSSFLTATKNHSDPPVNNPALERFRGMKFSHSEEMMNIFHKKFGLHYFRTNQLEAINAALLGEDCFILMPTGGGKSLCYQLPACVSAGVTIVISPLRSLIIDQVQKLKTLDIAATYLTGDRTDVDASKIYMQLSKKDPVIKLLYVTPEKVCASSRLMSALENLYDRKLLARFVIDEAHCVSQWGHDFRKDYKRLNMLRKKFHSVPMMALTATANPRVQKDIQNQLEMLKPQVFTMSFNRHNLKYDVLPKKPKKVAMDCLEWIKKYHPHDSGIIYCLSRHECDTTAAILQKEGLAALAYHAGLTDSNRDLVQKKWINQEGCQVICATIAFGMGIDKPDVRYVIHASLPKSIEGYYQESGRAGRDGEMSHCLLFYSYSDVTRLRRLILTEKDGNSHTRQTHFNNLYSMVHYCENVVDCRRIQLLAYFGETNFNPTFCKDHPEVICDNCSRKTDYKSRNVTDEVKSIIRFVREHCGQMGRINAKRNTGSGRYTLNMMVDIFLGTKSAKIQSGIFGKGAAYSRHNVERLFRKLVLDKILDEDLYITANDQAVAYVILGEKAQAVLDGSLQVEFHETESASAIRKQRASVAKMSQREEMVKKCLGELTDTCKTLGKVFDVHYFNIFSTSTLKKIAETLSSDVEVLLQIDGVTEDKLEKYGAEIIKVMDKYSEWTTPEDAACQSVDTATGSTGTPESDEEAEDVVTTSSYFCNNANQRKKRKRPPNFRESKRKKTSNGGSQQFHPKGGYSKYRRTKRPSSSKPPASSGYSVASYSVSAMQGAAGKLGIMAPPKPKARQFLQPSYSIL